A window of Rhipicephalus microplus isolate Deutch F79 chromosome X, USDA_Rmic, whole genome shotgun sequence genomic DNA:
TTGTATGAGTGAGCACCCGCAAACTTTTTGTAGGTTGGGTGTTTTTCCCGTTTAGCGAAACAAAAATTTTGTGGTTGAAGACTGGCGCATAAAAATTGCATAACACATATAAAGTTATCATTGCCTTATTTCTTTGAATGCCGACAGAAGCATATAACAGTGTGGGTCACCGAGTGTGAATTGGTTTTTTATTAACTGCGCATTTCAGATTGCAAGAGGATGAGTTACCCGACGGCTCCAGGTCATGAGGTGCACGCCGACGCCGTAGGGCGGAGCTCTCCTTTAGGCAACGAGGGCTACCAGGCATCAGGTATGCAGAGGCAGATGCCACCATCAGTATATAGGGCCATCCAAAATGCCCTGCAGGCTGCTATCTTCGAtgcacagcagcaacagcagcagcggcaCACTATGGCAAATCTGGGCTACTACCCAAACACGACGGCTGCCTCCTACCAGACGTCCGTGGCacctcagcagcagcagcaacagcagcagcaacagcagcagcaacagcagcagcaacagcagcaagaaCAGCAGCAGGAACCGCAGCAAAATTTCATCACGACACAGCTTCAACAACAGCTACGACAGCAGCAACGTTTACAAGAACAGCAACGGCTACAGCAGGTACAACAACTGCACCAGCAGCTACAACAGCAACTGCAGCAGCTTATACAGCAGCAAGTACAACAActtcagcagcagcaacaacagctccaacagctgcagcaacagcagcaggaacagcagcaggaaCCGCAGCAAAATCTCATCCAGCAACAGCTTCATCAACCGCTACAACAGCAGCAACATTTCCAAGAAGAGCAACGACTACAGCAGGTACAACCACTGCACCAGCAGGTACAACAGCAACTGCAGCAGCGAGTACAGCAGCAAGTACAACAGCTTCAGCAGCAGCAACCGCAAGAGCAGTACGCGCGCCAGGCCCAGATGTACCAGGACTACCCGACTCAGGCCTACGCCATGCCGTACACCAGCCAGGCGTCATACCAGCAGGCGCCGGACTTCCCGGCTTCTAGAAGCTACGGAGCAGCCCAGACGGGGTACCCGCTGAACGGACCGACGGGCTACTTGGCTAGCTGGCCAGGCGCGTCTACTAGTGCTGGTTAGTATATGCATTTAACAAATTTAACTGAGCATATTGCGGAAAACACCCACGTGCTATGCTGCACATTAACTGCAGCTGTACGTAGTAAACTAGAATAGTTCACAGTAGCGTTTTAATACCGGGCCACTCACCATGCTCTAAAGATACAAAAATACAAAACGAGTGCAATAATCTCTCGTGatatttcttgtccttcttgcgcACTTTTCTAACGTTGACAGCGGTTCCCATGACGTTTATAGTGTACATGCTCTCGATTAGTCCATATACGTGAAGTATTATATGTGACTTATCTCCTctctgctttgccatgcagctgCCTATGCGCTCTTTGTTGCGGCAGATGAATATCGTGTATGGTCAGCCAATCacacttcattttgtgtgtttacaAATGTGCAAGCGGTGCCTGTAgccgagaagcgcgaaatatATAGCTCTAGTGCTTAGTGCTGACATTCTTCACGTGCTCTGAAGAACTTAGCGGCTAGGAGGATGCATCGTGTGGGGAAAGGGTAGCGAAGAAGAGAAAACCGCCCCCTCGTCTTTGAACGTGGGGtggtgagtggctctttaagAGTTTTTTTAAACAAAATGCCGTGTTCGCATCATTGAACCGTATAGTGTCGATGCGCTAAGATGACGTGAAAGCAATATTATTGCATACTAGAGGATGGTACGCTTTCGAACTGTtttatttacttctttttttAGGCTATGTGACGCCAGTATAAATGTGATTGGTTGAATTGCTGTGGATAAAATATTATAAATATcgtgtacaccgaaaaatactgaTTATTACTGCATCAGTTCGAGTCATCCAATGGTACCTGATATTTCTATCTGGCGTTAAGTTGAAGGAGTAAAAATTTTGCAGTTCTCCCAGACGAACGCTTAGTTAGCAGCAATATTGAAGTTTAGCACTGCACTAGAAATCCTCAGACGGGGCATGCGTCAATAATATGCAGGGATGGTATGTTGGCTATCGTTAGTGTACTGTACGTCATGAAGTTCCGTCTCTGTTCTAGAAACTGCGTCTTTTAAAGCACATGTATGGTAAGCATAAAAACACAAATATACAAAGTAATGATAATCTAATTTACACCAAGCAGCTAGGTGGCGAAGTGGCGCCATGGCGCTAATTTAATGGCAAGTGAGGTgtttttatatcttttttttcgATTGCCTTGCATCAAAAACACTAGATGTATATCGCGCTCGGCAACGCCCCTCGTTTCATCGACACTTTGGCAGAAGTGGCCGGCGATAAACGTGCCTTCTGATCTTTATATCTGCATTTTCACCTATTTGTTTCAACCCTTTAGTATTTACTTTTGCCTAACTTTGAGCTGGTTACTACTGCTGCCAAACTTGACGTACttttgtcatacagatgaagtGTACACGGGGCGATGGGTCATACTGAAAAGACATATGC
This region includes:
- the LOC142776280 gene encoding uncharacterized protein LOC142776280 yields the protein MSYPTAPGHEVHADAVGRSSPLGNEGYQASGMQRQMPPSVYRAIQNALQAAIFDAQQQQQQRHTMANLGYYPNTTAASYQTSVAPQQQQQQQQQQQQQQQQQQQQEQQQEPQQNFITTQLQQQLRQQQRLQEQQRLQQVQQLHQQLQQQLQQLIQQQVQQLQQQQQQLQQLQQQQQEQQQEPQQNLIQQQLHQPLQQQQHFQEEQRLQQVQPLHQQVQQQLQQRVQQQVQQLQQQQPQEQYARQAQMYQDYPTQAYAMPYTSQASYQQAPDFPASRSYGAAQTGYPLNGPTGYLASWPGASTSAAFTDRQSKSPWAAYQQATGLWAPRRVSPQNADVGRQNYYYSNSYPRRSRYPPGYGISRPNNPAGYQTQSYRQRYPLPGVNQVQSRYPQN